The Homo sapiens chromosome 5, GRCh38.p14 Primary Assembly genome includes a window with the following:
- the HNRNPH1 gene encoding heterogeneous nuclear ribonucleoprotein H isoform k (isoform k is encoded by transcript variant 33): MAMQRPGPYDRPGAGRGYNSIGRGAGFERMRRGAYGGGYGGYDDYNGYNDGYGFGSDRFGRDLNYCFSGMSDHRYGDGGSTFQSTTGHCVHMRGLPYRATENDIYNFFSPLNPVRVHIEIGPDGRVTGEADVEFATHEDAVAAMSKDKANMQHRYVELFLNSTAGASGGAYEHRYVELFLNSTAGASGGAYGSQMMGGMGLSNQSSYGGPASQQLSGGYGGGYGGQSSMSGYDQVLQENSSDFQSNIA; encoded by the exons ATGGCCATGCAGCGGCCAGGTCCTTATGACAGACCTGGGGCTGGTAGAGGGTATAACAGCATTGGCAGAGGAGCTGGCTTTGAGAGGATGAGGCGTGGTGCTTATGGTGGAG GCTATGGAGGCTATGATGATTACAATGGCTATAATGATGGCTATGGATTTGGGTCAGATAGATTTGGAAGAG ACCTCAATTACTGTTTTTCAGGAATGTCTGATCACAGATACGGGGATGGTGGCTCTACTTTCCAGAGCACAACAGGACACTGTGTACACATGCGGGGATTACCTTACAGAGCTACTGAGAATGACATTTATAAT TTTTTTTCACCGCTCAACCCTGTGAGAGTACACATTGAAATTGGTCCTGATGGCAGAGTAACTGGTGAAGCAGATGTCGAGTTCGCAACTCATGAAGATGCTGTGGCAGCTATGTCAAAAGACAAAGCAAATATGC aaCACAGATATGTAGAACTCTTCTTGAATTCTACAGCAGGAGCAAGCGGTGGTGCTTACG AACACAGATATGTAGAACTCTTCTTGAATTCTACAGCAGGAGCAAGCGGTGGTGCTTATGGTAGCCAAATGATGGGAGGCATGGGCTTGT caaaccagtccaGCTACGGGGGCCCAGCCAGCCAGCAGCTGAGTGGGGGTTACGGAGGCGGCTACGGTGGCCAGAGCAGCATGAGTGGATACG ACCAAGTTTTACAGGAAAACTCCAGTGATTTTCAATCAAACATTGCATag
- the HNRNPH1 gene encoding heterogeneous nuclear ribonucleoprotein H isoform q (isoform q is encoded by transcript variant 41), with the protein MMLGTEGGEGFVVKVRGLPWSCSADEVQRFFSDCKIQNGAQGIRFIYTREGRPSGEAFVELESEDEVKLALKKDRETMGHRYVEVFKSNNVEMDWVLKHTGPNSPDTANDGFVRLRGLPFGCSKEEIVQFFSGLEIVPNGITLPVDFQGRSTGEAFVQFASQEIAEKALKKHKERIGHRYIEIFKSSRAEVRTHYDPPRKLMAMQRPGPYDRPGAGRGYNSIGRGAGFERMRRGAYGGGYGGYDDYNGYNDGYGFGSDRFGRDLNYCFSGMSDHRYGDGGSTFQSTTGHCVHMRGLPYRATENDIYNFFSPLNPVRVHIEIGPDGRVTGEADVEFATHEDAVAAMSKDKANMQHRYVELFLNSTAGASGGAYGSQMLGGMGLSGASGGAYGSQMMGGMGLSNQSSYGGPASQQLSGGYGGGYGGQSSMSGYDQVLQENSSDFQSNIA; encoded by the exons ATGATGTTGGGCACGGAAGGTGGAGAGGGATTCGTGGTGAAGGTCCGGGGCTTGCCCTGGTCTTGCTCGGCCGATGAAGTGCAGAGGTTTTTTTCTG ACTGCAAAATTCAAAATGGGGCTCAAGGTATTCGTTTCATCTACACCAGAGAAGGCAGACCAAGTGGCGAGGCTTTTGTTGAACTTGAATCAGAAGATGAAGTCAAATTGGCCctgaaaaaagacagagaaactaTGGGACACAGATATGTTGAAG TATTCAAGTCAAACAACGTTGAAATGGATTGGGTGTTGAAGCATACTGGTCCAAATAGTCCTGACACGGCCAATGATGGCTTTGTACGGCTTAGAGGACTTCCCTTTGGATGTAGCAAGGAAGAAATTGTTCAGTTCTTCTCAG GGTTGGAAATCGTGCCAAATGGGATAACATTGCCGGTGGACTTCCAGGGGAGGAGTACGGGGGAGGCCTTCGTGCAGTTTGCTTCACAGGAAATAGCTGAAAAGGCTCTAAAGAAACACAAGGAAAGAATAGGGCACAG GTATATTGAAATCTTTAAGAGCAGTAGAGCTGAAGTTAGAACTCATTATGATCCACCACGAAAGCTTATGGCCATGCAGCGGCCAGGTCCTTATGACAGACCTGGGGCTGGTAGAGGGTATAACAGCATTGGCAGAGGAGCTGGCTTTGAGAGGATGAGGCGTGGTGCTTATGGTGGAG GCTATGGAGGCTATGATGATTACAATGGCTATAATGATGGCTATGGATTTGGGTCAGATAGATTTGGAAGAG ACCTCAATTACTGTTTTTCAGGAATGTCTGATCACAGATACGGGGATGGTGGCTCTACTTTCCAGAGCACAACAGGACACTGTGTACACATGCGGGGATTACCTTACAGAGCTACTGAGAATGACATTTATAAT TTTTTTTCACCGCTCAACCCTGTGAGAGTACACATTGAAATTGGTCCTGATGGCAGAGTAACTGGTGAAGCAGATGTCGAGTTCGCAACTCATGAAGATGCTGTGGCAGCTATGTCAAAAGACAAAGCAAATATGC aaCACAGATATGTAGAACTCTTCTTGAATTCTACAGCAGGAGCAAGCGGTGGTGCTTACGGTAGCCAAATGCTAGGAGGCATGGGTTTGT CAGGAGCAAGCGGTGGTGCTTATGGTAGCCAAATGATGGGAGGCATGGGCTTGT caaaccagtccaGCTACGGGGGCCCAGCCAGCCAGCAGCTGAGTGGGGGTTACGGAGGCGGCTACGGTGGCCAGAGCAGCATGAGTGGATACG ACCAAGTTTTACAGGAAAACTCCAGTGATTTTCAATCAAACATTGCATag
- the HNRNPH1 gene encoding heterogeneous nuclear ribonucleoprotein H isoform t (isoform t is encoded by transcript variant 26) — protein sequence MMLGTEGGEGFVVKVRGLPWSCSADEVQRFFSDCKIQNGAQGIRFIYTREGRPSGEAFVELESEDEVKLALKKDRETMGHRYVEVFKSNNVEMDWVLKHTGPNSPDTANDGFVRLRGLPFGCSKEEIVQFFSGLEIVPNGITLPVDFQGRSTGEAFVQFASQEIAEKALKKHKERIGHRYIEIFKSSRAEVRTHYDPPRKLMAMQRPGPYDRPGAGRGYNSIGRGAGFERMRRGAYGGGYGGYDDYNGYNDGYGFGSDRFGRDLNYCFSGMSDHRYGDGGSTFQSTTGHCVHMRGLPYRATENDIYNFFSPLNPVRVHIEIGPDGRVTGEADVEFATHEDAVAAMSKDKANMQHRYVELFLNSTAGASGGAYGSQMMGGMGLSNQSSYGGPASQQLSGGYGGGYGGQSSMSGYDQVLQENSSDFQSNIA from the exons ATGATGTTGGGCACGGAAGGTGGAGAGGGATTCGTGGTGAAGGTCCGGGGCTTGCCCTGGTCTTGCTCGGCCGATGAAGTGCAGAGGTTTTTTTCTG ACTGCAAAATTCAAAATGGGGCTCAAGGTATTCGTTTCATCTACACCAGAGAAGGCAGACCAAGTGGCGAGGCTTTTGTTGAACTTGAATCAGAAGATGAAGTCAAATTGGCCctgaaaaaagacagagaaactaTGGGACACAGATATGTTGAAG TATTCAAGTCAAACAACGTTGAAATGGATTGGGTGTTGAAGCATACTGGTCCAAATAGTCCTGACACGGCCAATGATGGCTTTGTACGGCTTAGAGGACTTCCCTTTGGATGTAGCAAGGAAGAAATTGTTCAGTTCTTCTCAG GGTTGGAAATCGTGCCAAATGGGATAACATTGCCGGTGGACTTCCAGGGGAGGAGTACGGGGGAGGCCTTCGTGCAGTTTGCTTCACAGGAAATAGCTGAAAAGGCTCTAAAGAAACACAAGGAAAGAATAGGGCACAG GTATATTGAAATCTTTAAGAGCAGTAGAGCTGAAGTTAGAACTCATTATGATCCACCACGAAAGCTTATGGCCATGCAGCGGCCAGGTCCTTATGACAGACCTGGGGCTGGTAGAGGGTATAACAGCATTGGCAGAGGAGCTGGCTTTGAGAGGATGAGGCGTGGTGCTTATGGTGGAG GCTATGGAGGCTATGATGATTACAATGGCTATAATGATGGCTATGGATTTGGGTCAGATAGATTTGGAAGAG ACCTCAATTACTGTTTTTCAGGAATGTCTGATCACAGATACGGGGATGGTGGCTCTACTTTCCAGAGCACAACAGGACACTGTGTACACATGCGGGGATTACCTTACAGAGCTACTGAGAATGACATTTATAAT TTTTTTTCACCGCTCAACCCTGTGAGAGTACACATTGAAATTGGTCCTGATGGCAGAGTAACTGGTGAAGCAGATGTCGAGTTCGCAACTCATGAAGATGCTGTGGCAGCTATGTCAAAAGACAAAGCAAATATGC AACACAGATATGTAGAACTCTTCTTGAATTCTACAGCAGGAGCAAGCGGTGGTGCTTATGGTAGCCAAATGATGGGAGGCATGGGCTTGT caaaccagtccaGCTACGGGGGCCCAGCCAGCCAGCAGCTGAGTGGGGGTTACGGAGGCGGCTACGGTGGCCAGAGCAGCATGAGTGGATACG ACCAAGTTTTACAGGAAAACTCCAGTGATTTTCAATCAAACATTGCATag
- the HNRNPH1 gene encoding heterogeneous nuclear ribonucleoprotein H isoform v (isoform v is encoded by transcript variant 48) gives MMLGTEGGEGFVVKVRGLPWSCSADEVQRFFSDCKIQNGAQGIRFIYTREGRPSGEAFVELESEDEVKLALKKDRETMGHRYVEVFKSNNVEMDWVLKHTGPNSPDTANDGFVRLRGLPFGCSKEEIVQFFSGYGGYDDYNGYNDGYGFGSDRFGRDLNYCFSGMSDHRYGDGGSTFQSTTGHCVHMRGLPYRATENDIYNFFSPLNPVRVHIEIGPDGRVTGEADVEFATHEDAVAAMSKDKANMQHRYVELFLNSTAGASGGAYEHRYVELFLNSTAGASGGAYGSQMMGGMGLSNQSSYGGPASQQLSGGYGGGYGGQSSMSGYDQVLQENSSDFQSNIA, from the exons ATGATGTTGGGCACGGAAGGTGGAGAGGGATTCGTGGTGAAGGTCCGGGGCTTGCCCTGGTCTTGCTCGGCCGATGAAGTGCAGAGGTTTTTTTCTG ACTGCAAAATTCAAAATGGGGCTCAAGGTATTCGTTTCATCTACACCAGAGAAGGCAGACCAAGTGGCGAGGCTTTTGTTGAACTTGAATCAGAAGATGAAGTCAAATTGGCCctgaaaaaagacagagaaactaTGGGACACAGATATGTTGAAG TATTCAAGTCAAACAACGTTGAAATGGATTGGGTGTTGAAGCATACTGGTCCAAATAGTCCTGACACGGCCAATGATGGCTTTGTACGGCTTAGAGGACTTCCCTTTGGATGTAGCAAGGAAGAAATTGTTCAGTTCTTCTCAG GCTATGGAGGCTATGATGATTACAATGGCTATAATGATGGCTATGGATTTGGGTCAGATAGATTTGGAAGAG ACCTCAATTACTGTTTTTCAGGAATGTCTGATCACAGATACGGGGATGGTGGCTCTACTTTCCAGAGCACAACAGGACACTGTGTACACATGCGGGGATTACCTTACAGAGCTACTGAGAATGACATTTATAAT TTTTTTTCACCGCTCAACCCTGTGAGAGTACACATTGAAATTGGTCCTGATGGCAGAGTAACTGGTGAAGCAGATGTCGAGTTCGCAACTCATGAAGATGCTGTGGCAGCTATGTCAAAAGACAAAGCAAATATGC aaCACAGATATGTAGAACTCTTCTTGAATTCTACAGCAGGAGCAAGCGGTGGTGCTTACG AACACAGATATGTAGAACTCTTCTTGAATTCTACAGCAGGAGCAAGCGGTGGTGCTTATGGTAGCCAAATGATGGGAGGCATGGGCTTGT caaaccagtccaGCTACGGGGGCCCAGCCAGCCAGCAGCTGAGTGGGGGTTACGGAGGCGGCTACGGTGGCCAGAGCAGCATGAGTGGATACG ACCAAGTTTTACAGGAAAACTCCAGTGATTTTCAATCAAACATTGCATag
- the HNRNPH1 gene encoding heterogeneous nuclear ribonucleoprotein H isoform l (isoform l is encoded by transcript variant 34), with protein sequence MMLGTEGGEGFVVKVRGLPWSCSADEVQRFFSDCKIQNGAQGIRFIYTREGRPSGEAFVELESEDEVKLALKKDRETMGHRYVEVFKSNNVEMDWVLKHTGPNSPDTANDGFVRLRGLPFGCSKEEIVQFFSGLEIVPNGITLPVDFQGRSTGEAFVQFASQEIAEKALKKHKERIGHRYIEIFKSSRAEVRTHYDPPRKLMAMQRPGPYDRPGAGRGYNSIGRGAGFERMRRGAYGGGYGGYDDYNGYNDGYGFGSDRFGRDLNYCFSGMSDHRYGDGGSTFQSTTGHCVHMRGLPYRATENDIYNFFSPLNPVRVHIEIGPDGRVTGEADVEFATHEDAVAAMSKDKANMQHRYVELFLNSTAGASGGAYEHRYVELFLNSTAGASGGAYGSQMMGGMGLCKYPNQSSYGGPASQQLSGGYGGGYGGQSSMSGYDQVLQENSSDFQSNIA encoded by the exons ATGATGTTGGGCACGGAAGGTGGAGAGGGATTCGTGGTGAAGGTCCGGGGCTTGCCCTGGTCTTGCTCGGCCGATGAAGTGCAGAGGTTTTTTTCTG ACTGCAAAATTCAAAATGGGGCTCAAGGTATTCGTTTCATCTACACCAGAGAAGGCAGACCAAGTGGCGAGGCTTTTGTTGAACTTGAATCAGAAGATGAAGTCAAATTGGCCctgaaaaaagacagagaaactaTGGGACACAGATATGTTGAAG TATTCAAGTCAAACAACGTTGAAATGGATTGGGTGTTGAAGCATACTGGTCCAAATAGTCCTGACACGGCCAATGATGGCTTTGTACGGCTTAGAGGACTTCCCTTTGGATGTAGCAAGGAAGAAATTGTTCAGTTCTTCTCAG GGTTGGAAATCGTGCCAAATGGGATAACATTGCCGGTGGACTTCCAGGGGAGGAGTACGGGGGAGGCCTTCGTGCAGTTTGCTTCACAGGAAATAGCTGAAAAGGCTCTAAAGAAACACAAGGAAAGAATAGGGCACAG GTATATTGAAATCTTTAAGAGCAGTAGAGCTGAAGTTAGAACTCATTATGATCCACCACGAAAGCTTATGGCCATGCAGCGGCCAGGTCCTTATGACAGACCTGGGGCTGGTAGAGGGTATAACAGCATTGGCAGAGGAGCTGGCTTTGAGAGGATGAGGCGTGGTGCTTATGGTGGAG GCTATGGAGGCTATGATGATTACAATGGCTATAATGATGGCTATGGATTTGGGTCAGATAGATTTGGAAGAG ACCTCAATTACTGTTTTTCAGGAATGTCTGATCACAGATACGGGGATGGTGGCTCTACTTTCCAGAGCACAACAGGACACTGTGTACACATGCGGGGATTACCTTACAGAGCTACTGAGAATGACATTTATAAT TTTTTTTCACCGCTCAACCCTGTGAGAGTACACATTGAAATTGGTCCTGATGGCAGAGTAACTGGTGAAGCAGATGTCGAGTTCGCAACTCATGAAGATGCTGTGGCAGCTATGTCAAAAGACAAAGCAAATATGC aaCACAGATATGTAGAACTCTTCTTGAATTCTACAGCAGGAGCAAGCGGTGGTGCTTACG AACACAGATATGTAGAACTCTTCTTGAATTCTACAGCAGGAGCAAGCGGTGGTGCTTATGGTAGCCAAATGATGGGAGGCATGGGCTTGTGTAAATATc caaaccagtccaGCTACGGGGGCCCAGCCAGCCAGCAGCTGAGTGGGGGTTACGGAGGCGGCTACGGTGGCCAGAGCAGCATGAGTGGATACG ACCAAGTTTTACAGGAAAACTCCAGTGATTTTCAATCAAACATTGCATag
- the HNRNPH1 gene encoding heterogeneous nuclear ribonucleoprotein H isoform g (isoform g is encoded by transcript variant 44), protein MMLGTEGGEGFVVKVRGLPWSCSADEVQRFFSDCKIQNGAQGIRFIYTREGRPSGEAFVELESEDEVKLALKKDRETMGHRYVEVFKSNNVEMDWVLKHTGPNSPDTANDGFVRLRGLPFGCSKEEIVQFFSGLEIVPNGITLPVDFQGRSTGEAFVQFASQEIAEKALKKHKERIGHRYIEIFKSSRAEVRTHYDPPRKLMAMQRPGPYDRPGAGRGYNSIGRGAGFERMRRGAYGGGYGGYDDYNGYNDGYGFGSDRFGRDLNYCFSGMSDHRYGDGGSTFQSTTGHCVHMRGLPYRATENDIYNFFSPLNPVRVHIEIGPDGRVTGEADVEFATHEDAVAAMSKDKANMQHRYVELFLNSTAGASGGAYEHRYVELFLNSTAGASGGAYANQSSYGGPASQQLSGGYGGGYGGQSSMSGYDQVLQENSSDFQSNIA, encoded by the exons ATGATGTTGGGCACGGAAGGTGGAGAGGGATTCGTGGTGAAGGTCCGGGGCTTGCCCTGGTCTTGCTCGGCCGATGAAGTGCAGAGGTTTTTTTCTG ACTGCAAAATTCAAAATGGGGCTCAAGGTATTCGTTTCATCTACACCAGAGAAGGCAGACCAAGTGGCGAGGCTTTTGTTGAACTTGAATCAGAAGATGAAGTCAAATTGGCCctgaaaaaagacagagaaactaTGGGACACAGATATGTTGAAG TATTCAAGTCAAACAACGTTGAAATGGATTGGGTGTTGAAGCATACTGGTCCAAATAGTCCTGACACGGCCAATGATGGCTTTGTACGGCTTAGAGGACTTCCCTTTGGATGTAGCAAGGAAGAAATTGTTCAGTTCTTCTCAG GGTTGGAAATCGTGCCAAATGGGATAACATTGCCGGTGGACTTCCAGGGGAGGAGTACGGGGGAGGCCTTCGTGCAGTTTGCTTCACAGGAAATAGCTGAAAAGGCTCTAAAGAAACACAAGGAAAGAATAGGGCACAG GTATATTGAAATCTTTAAGAGCAGTAGAGCTGAAGTTAGAACTCATTATGATCCACCACGAAAGCTTATGGCCATGCAGCGGCCAGGTCCTTATGACAGACCTGGGGCTGGTAGAGGGTATAACAGCATTGGCAGAGGAGCTGGCTTTGAGAGGATGAGGCGTGGTGCTTATGGTGGAG GCTATGGAGGCTATGATGATTACAATGGCTATAATGATGGCTATGGATTTGGGTCAGATAGATTTGGAAGAG ACCTCAATTACTGTTTTTCAGGAATGTCTGATCACAGATACGGGGATGGTGGCTCTACTTTCCAGAGCACAACAGGACACTGTGTACACATGCGGGGATTACCTTACAGAGCTACTGAGAATGACATTTATAAT TTTTTTTCACCGCTCAACCCTGTGAGAGTACACATTGAAATTGGTCCTGATGGCAGAGTAACTGGTGAAGCAGATGTCGAGTTCGCAACTCATGAAGATGCTGTGGCAGCTATGTCAAAAGACAAAGCAAATATGC aaCACAGATATGTAGAACTCTTCTTGAATTCTACAGCAGGAGCAAGCGGTGGTGCTTACG AACACAGATATGTAGAACTCTTCTTGAATTCTACAGCAGGAGCAAGCGGTGGTGCTTATG caaaccagtccaGCTACGGGGGCCCAGCCAGCCAGCAGCTGAGTGGGGGTTACGGAGGCGGCTACGGTGGCCAGAGCAGCATGAGTGGATACG ACCAAGTTTTACAGGAAAACTCCAGTGATTTTCAATCAAACATTGCATag
- the HNRNPH1 gene encoding heterogeneous nuclear ribonucleoprotein H isoform h (isoform h is encoded by transcript variant 27) has product MMLGTEGGEGFVVKVRGLPWSCSADEVQRFFSDCKIQNGAQGIRFIYTREGRPSGEAFVELESEDEVKLALKKDRETMGHRYVEVFKSNNVEMDWVLKHTGPNSPDTANDGFVRLRGLPFGCSKEEIVQFFSGLEIVPNGITLPVDFQGRSTGEAFVQFASQEIAEKALKKHKERIGHRYIEIFKSSRAEVRTHYDPPRKLMAMQRPGPYDRPGAGRGYNSIGRGAGFERMRRGAYGGGYGGYDDYNGYNDGYGFGSDRFGRGMSDHRYGDGGSTFQSTTGHCVHMRGLPYRATENDIYNFFSPLNPVRVHIEIGPDGRVTGEADVEFATHEDAVAAMSKDKANMQHRYVELFLNSTAGASGGAYGSQMLGGMGLSNQSSYGGPASQQLSGGYGGGYGGQSSMSGYDQVLQENSSDFQSNIA; this is encoded by the exons ATGATGTTGGGCACGGAAGGTGGAGAGGGATTCGTGGTGAAGGTCCGGGGCTTGCCCTGGTCTTGCTCGGCCGATGAAGTGCAGAGGTTTTTTTCTG ACTGCAAAATTCAAAATGGGGCTCAAGGTATTCGTTTCATCTACACCAGAGAAGGCAGACCAAGTGGCGAGGCTTTTGTTGAACTTGAATCAGAAGATGAAGTCAAATTGGCCctgaaaaaagacagagaaactaTGGGACACAGATATGTTGAAG TATTCAAGTCAAACAACGTTGAAATGGATTGGGTGTTGAAGCATACTGGTCCAAATAGTCCTGACACGGCCAATGATGGCTTTGTACGGCTTAGAGGACTTCCCTTTGGATGTAGCAAGGAAGAAATTGTTCAGTTCTTCTCAG GGTTGGAAATCGTGCCAAATGGGATAACATTGCCGGTGGACTTCCAGGGGAGGAGTACGGGGGAGGCCTTCGTGCAGTTTGCTTCACAGGAAATAGCTGAAAAGGCTCTAAAGAAACACAAGGAAAGAATAGGGCACAG GTATATTGAAATCTTTAAGAGCAGTAGAGCTGAAGTTAGAACTCATTATGATCCACCACGAAAGCTTATGGCCATGCAGCGGCCAGGTCCTTATGACAGACCTGGGGCTGGTAGAGGGTATAACAGCATTGGCAGAGGAGCTGGCTTTGAGAGGATGAGGCGTGGTGCTTATGGTGGAG GCTATGGAGGCTATGATGATTACAATGGCTATAATGATGGCTATGGATTTGGGTCAGATAGATTTGGAAGAG GAATGTCTGATCACAGATACGGGGATGGTGGCTCTACTTTCCAGAGCACAACAGGACACTGTGTACACATGCGGGGATTACCTTACAGAGCTACTGAGAATGACATTTATAAT TTTTTTTCACCGCTCAACCCTGTGAGAGTACACATTGAAATTGGTCCTGATGGCAGAGTAACTGGTGAAGCAGATGTCGAGTTCGCAACTCATGAAGATGCTGTGGCAGCTATGTCAAAAGACAAAGCAAATATGC aaCACAGATATGTAGAACTCTTCTTGAATTCTACAGCAGGAGCAAGCGGTGGTGCTTACGGTAGCCAAATGCTAGGAGGCATGGGTTTGT caaaccagtccaGCTACGGGGGCCCAGCCAGCCAGCAGCTGAGTGGGGGTTACGGAGGCGGCTACGGTGGCCAGAGCAGCATGAGTGGATACG ACCAAGTTTTACAGGAAAACTCCAGTGATTTTCAATCAAACATTGCATag
- the HNRNPH1 gene encoding heterogeneous nuclear ribonucleoprotein H isoform y (isoform y is encoded by transcript variant 52): MAMQRPGPYDRPGAGRGYNSIGRGAGFERMRRGAYGGGYGGYDDYNGYNDGYGFGSDRFGRDLNYCFSGMSDHRYGDGGSTFQSTTGHCVHMRGLPYRATENDIYNFFSPLNPVRVHIEIGPDGRVTGEADVEFATHEDAVAAMSKDKANMQHRYVELFLNSTAGASGGAYEHRYVELFLNSTAGASGGAYANQSSYGGPASQQLSGGYGGGYGGQSSMSGYDQVLQENSSDFQSNIA, from the exons ATGGCCATGCAGCGGCCAGGTCCTTATGACAGACCTGGGGCTGGTAGAGGGTATAACAGCATTGGCAGAGGAGCTGGCTTTGAGAGGATGAGGCGTGGTGCTTATGGTGGAG GCTATGGAGGCTATGATGATTACAATGGCTATAATGATGGCTATGGATTTGGGTCAGATAGATTTGGAAGAG ACCTCAATTACTGTTTTTCAGGAATGTCTGATCACAGATACGGGGATGGTGGCTCTACTTTCCAGAGCACAACAGGACACTGTGTACACATGCGGGGATTACCTTACAGAGCTACTGAGAATGACATTTATAAT TTTTTTTCACCGCTCAACCCTGTGAGAGTACACATTGAAATTGGTCCTGATGGCAGAGTAACTGGTGAAGCAGATGTCGAGTTCGCAACTCATGAAGATGCTGTGGCAGCTATGTCAAAAGACAAAGCAAATATGC aaCACAGATATGTAGAACTCTTCTTGAATTCTACAGCAGGAGCAAGCGGTGGTGCTTACG AACACAGATATGTAGAACTCTTCTTGAATTCTACAGCAGGAGCAAGCGGTGGTGCTTATG caaaccagtccaGCTACGGGGGCCCAGCCAGCCAGCAGCTGAGTGGGGGTTACGGAGGCGGCTACGGTGGCCAGAGCAGCATGAGTGGATACG ACCAAGTTTTACAGGAAAACTCCAGTGATTTTCAATCAAACATTGCATag
- the HNRNPH1 gene encoding heterogeneous nuclear ribonucleoprotein H isoform x (isoform x is encoded by transcript variant 50), with amino-acid sequence MMLGTEGGEGFVVKVRGLPWSCSADEVQRFFSDCKIQNGAQGIRFIYTREGRPSGEAFVELESEDEVKLALKKDRETMGHRYVEVFKSNNVEMDWVLKHTGPNSPDTANDGFVRLRGLPFGCSKEEIVQFFSGMSDHRYGDGGSTFQSTTGHCVHMRGLPYRATENDIYNFFSPLNPVRVHIEIGPDGRVTGEADVEFATHEDAVAAMSKDKANMQHRYVELFLNSTAGASGGAYEHRYVELFLNSTAGASGGAYGSQMMGGMGLSNQSSYGGPASQQLSGGYGGGYGGQSSMSGYDQVLQENSSDFQSNIA; translated from the exons ATGATGTTGGGCACGGAAGGTGGAGAGGGATTCGTGGTGAAGGTCCGGGGCTTGCCCTGGTCTTGCTCGGCCGATGAAGTGCAGAGGTTTTTTTCTG ACTGCAAAATTCAAAATGGGGCTCAAGGTATTCGTTTCATCTACACCAGAGAAGGCAGACCAAGTGGCGAGGCTTTTGTTGAACTTGAATCAGAAGATGAAGTCAAATTGGCCctgaaaaaagacagagaaactaTGGGACACAGATATGTTGAAG TATTCAAGTCAAACAACGTTGAAATGGATTGGGTGTTGAAGCATACTGGTCCAAATAGTCCTGACACGGCCAATGATGGCTTTGTACGGCTTAGAGGACTTCCCTTTGGATGTAGCAAGGAAGAAATTGTTCAGTTCTTCTCAG GAATGTCTGATCACAGATACGGGGATGGTGGCTCTACTTTCCAGAGCACAACAGGACACTGTGTACACATGCGGGGATTACCTTACAGAGCTACTGAGAATGACATTTATAAT TTTTTTTCACCGCTCAACCCTGTGAGAGTACACATTGAAATTGGTCCTGATGGCAGAGTAACTGGTGAAGCAGATGTCGAGTTCGCAACTCATGAAGATGCTGTGGCAGCTATGTCAAAAGACAAAGCAAATATGC aaCACAGATATGTAGAACTCTTCTTGAATTCTACAGCAGGAGCAAGCGGTGGTGCTTACG AACACAGATATGTAGAACTCTTCTTGAATTCTACAGCAGGAGCAAGCGGTGGTGCTTATGGTAGCCAAATGATGGGAGGCATGGGCTTGT caaaccagtccaGCTACGGGGGCCCAGCCAGCCAGCAGCTGAGTGGGGGTTACGGAGGCGGCTACGGTGGCCAGAGCAGCATGAGTGGATACG ACCAAGTTTTACAGGAAAACTCCAGTGATTTTCAATCAAACATTGCATag